The following are from one region of the Erwinia billingiae Eb661 genome:
- the wecC gene encoding UDP-N-acetyl-D-mannosamine dehydrogenase: MIFNTISIIGLGYIGLPTAAAFASRQKKVIGIDINAHAVETINRGEIHIVEPDLDRVVKTAVEQGYLRAATQPEEADAFLIAVPTPFKDDHQPDLSWVKAAAESIAPVLKKGDLVILESTSPVGATEQMAAWLATAREDLSFPQQVGEAADVHIAYCPERVLPGKVMVELFKNDRVIGGMTPACSQLACDLYNIFLEGECVVTNSRTAEMCKLTENSFRDVNIAFANELSLICADQGINVWELISLANRHPRVNILQPGPGVGGHCIAVDPWFIVAQNPVQARLIRTAREVNDSKPLWVLEQVKKALAESLTTSDKRASELTIACFGLAFKPDIDDLRESPAMHVAEMIADWHSGTTLVVEPNIHQLPEKLAGKAELVGVHHALKQADVLVMLVDHAQFKAMDATQIHAHQRVDTKGVWQ, from the coding sequence ATGATTTTCAATACCATTTCCATTATCGGCCTGGGCTACATTGGCCTGCCAACCGCAGCGGCATTTGCCTCACGCCAGAAGAAGGTCATTGGCATCGACATCAATGCGCATGCCGTTGAGACGATCAATCGCGGTGAGATCCATATCGTTGAGCCAGACCTCGACCGGGTTGTGAAGACCGCCGTTGAACAAGGTTACCTGCGCGCGGCCACCCAACCCGAAGAGGCCGATGCCTTTCTGATTGCCGTCCCAACACCGTTTAAAGACGATCATCAGCCCGATCTCAGCTGGGTGAAAGCGGCCGCTGAATCCATCGCGCCGGTGTTGAAGAAAGGGGATTTAGTGATCCTCGAATCGACCTCACCGGTGGGTGCCACCGAGCAAATGGCGGCCTGGCTGGCGACAGCACGTGAAGACCTGAGCTTCCCGCAACAGGTTGGTGAAGCGGCCGATGTGCATATTGCCTATTGTCCTGAGCGTGTTCTGCCGGGCAAGGTGATGGTCGAACTGTTCAAAAACGATCGGGTGATTGGCGGGATGACGCCTGCCTGCTCGCAACTTGCCTGTGACCTGTACAATATCTTTCTTGAAGGTGAGTGCGTGGTCACCAACTCCCGCACTGCCGAGATGTGTAAGCTGACCGAAAACAGCTTCCGGGATGTCAATATCGCCTTTGCCAACGAGCTGTCGTTGATTTGTGCCGATCAGGGGATCAACGTCTGGGAACTGATAAGCCTGGCGAACCGTCATCCGCGGGTGAATATCCTGCAGCCCGGCCCTGGCGTTGGCGGCCACTGCATCGCCGTCGATCCCTGGTTTATCGTGGCGCAAAACCCGGTACAGGCGCGATTGATCCGCACCGCGCGTGAAGTGAATGACAGCAAACCGCTGTGGGTCCTTGAGCAGGTAAAAAAGGCATTAGCCGAGAGTCTGACCACCAGCGACAAGCGCGCCAGTGAGCTGACGATTGCCTGCTTTGGCCTGGCGTTTAAACCGGATATTGACGATCTGCGTGAAAGCCCGGCGATGCACGTGGCTGAAATGATCGCGGACTGGCATTCCGGCACCACGTTAGTGGTGGAACCGAACATTCACCAGCTTCCGGAGAAACTGGCCGGTAAAGCTGAACTGGTTGGGGTGCATCATGCCCTGAAGCAGGCTGACGTGTTGGTGATGCTGGTCGATCACGCGCAGTTCAAAGCGATGGATGCGACACAAATCCACGCTCATCAGAGAGTGGATACCAAAGGAGTCTGGCAATGA
- the rffC gene encoding dTDP-4-amino-4,6-dideoxy-D-galactose acyltransferase, with protein sequence MSASSQPALMPSVALNPLSWENTFFGVNSGLLSFEANGSPLTDALFAGYDLVQAKVLSQQTAELDALSALGFKLVEGEADFVLGIASASRPEGIRIARKEHIPALREAASGAFAQSRFRAPWYQPGDSGRFYAQWIENAVLGTFDHQCLLAINEQGDLQGFISLRELSDGSARIGLLATLPEAQGLGVGQRMIEAASDWCRARRLTRLHVATQLGNLPALRLYHRCGGVIERTAYWLYR encoded by the coding sequence ATGAGTGCCAGCAGCCAGCCTGCGCTTATGCCATCGGTAGCCCTCAACCCGCTGAGTTGGGAAAATACCTTCTTTGGCGTGAACAGTGGCTTGCTCTCATTTGAGGCGAATGGGTCGCCATTAACTGACGCGCTGTTTGCCGGCTACGATCTCGTTCAGGCGAAGGTGCTGTCGCAGCAGACCGCCGAGCTGGACGCGCTCAGCGCGCTGGGTTTTAAGCTGGTGGAAGGGGAAGCCGACTTTGTGCTGGGCATTGCCTCTGCAAGCCGCCCTGAAGGGATCCGGATTGCCAGAAAAGAGCATATTCCTGCCTTACGCGAAGCGGCAAGCGGCGCGTTTGCGCAAAGTCGCTTCCGTGCGCCCTGGTATCAGCCCGGTGACAGCGGCCGTTTCTATGCTCAGTGGATTGAAAACGCGGTGCTTGGCACCTTTGATCATCAATGCCTGCTTGCTATCAATGAGCAGGGCGATCTGCAGGGGTTTATCTCCCTACGTGAACTGTCGGATGGCAGTGCGCGCATCGGGCTGCTGGCGACGTTACCGGAAGCTCAGGGATTAGGAGTGGGACAGCGCATGATCGAAGCGGCGTCCGACTGGTGTCGCGCGCGACGCCTGACTCGTCTGCATGTGGCAACTCAACTGGGCAACTTACCCGCGCTCAGACTCTATCATCGCTGTGGGGGTGTTATAGAACGCACCGCTTACTGGCTCTACAGGTAA